One part of the Haliotis asinina isolate JCU_RB_2024 chromosome 2, JCU_Hal_asi_v2, whole genome shotgun sequence genome encodes these proteins:
- the LOC137272829 gene encoding uncharacterized protein, translated as MEGAVDTRAHTRQSVGQAPGIFAITGSEEKPAASLQHTVTMPRNGDDDEKPVKVMVCILSFIFGSLPVAMTVVGILDYDLCPGHTRLAIYMIVQGATSVVIPILVSSWCCCKCISGDFIVAICVIIGLFNIAWAIVGSVWLANSYCKRTLLHTHAVGFSVPMWILFCVVYCLARYCRKNDCKN; from the exons GAGCACACACCCGGCAGTCTGTCGGTCAAGCCCCTGGAATATTTGCCATTACGGGATCTG AGGAGAAGCCAGCAGCAAGTCTTCAGCATACTGTCACCATGCCTCGCAATGGCGACGACGATGAAAAGCCAG TGAAAGTGATGGTCTGCATCCTTTCCTTCATCTTTGGTTCGCTTCCTGTGGCCATGACAGTCGTTG GCATCCTTGACTACGACCTGTGCCCAGGACATACCAGACTCGCCATCTACATGATAGTCCAGGGAGCCACCTCTGTCGTTATCCCAATCCTGGTCTCCTCTTGGTGCTGCTGCAAGTGTATTTCGGGAGACTTCATAGTCGCCATCTGTgtcatcattggattgtttaATATCGCATGGGCAATTGTAG GTTCCGTGTGGCTGGCAAACTCCTATTGCAAGAGAACGCTTCTACACACCCACGCTGTTGGCTTCTCTGTACCTATGTGGATCCTCTTTTGCGTCGTGTACTGTTTGGCTAGGTACTGTAGGAAAAACGATTGCAAAAACTAA